A single window of Cytobacillus luteolus DNA harbors:
- a CDS encoding small acid-soluble spore protein P has translation MAEKNTYKDIRKNSPKGNNPGQPEPLSGSKKVKNRNHTRQKNNQGHDM, from the coding sequence ATGGCAGAAAAAAATACCTACAAGGATATCCGTAAAAATTCTCCTAAAGGTAATAACCCGGGTCAACCTGAGCCTTTGAGTGGTTCAAAAAAGGTTAAAAACCGAAACCATACTAGACAAAAGAATAACCAAGGACATGATATGTAA
- the selA gene encoding L-seryl-tRNA(Sec) selenium transferase, with protein sequence MTASFHLEVKKLGYNVDKRFILEETSMKEYVRQLPPIHEMQKDNRFQQLVSTYKLHHELVTELIQNQIQQVRSNLLNGNFNGPSTAKTEFIDLLFTHVENDCIRISEYYLQPVINATGTVLHTNLGRARLSEKAIEQVVNVARNYSNLEYNLSSGKRGSRHDIIEELIINVTGAEAAMVVNNNAAAVYLILRALAKDKNVIVSRGQLVEIGGSFRVSSIMEESGANLIEIGTTNKTHLYDYENAIDENTAMIMKVHTSNFKTIGFTKTVESDELVSLTKKNDGVIFYEDLGSGSLFDFKGNSIGDEPVVADIIDQGVDIVSFSGDKLLGGPQAGIIAGKKILIDKLKKHQLARVLRVDKMTFAALEATLKAYLQDTEKIISIPTVRDILLTPETIKERANQFVAKMNEATIGFECEVTEDFSQVGGGTMPEVLLPTYVVTLHKNGQSADTIATLLRQSKPSVITRIKNEQIILDFRTIMEDESATLISILKNL encoded by the coding sequence ATGACAGCCTCTTTTCATTTGGAAGTTAAAAAATTAGGCTATAATGTAGATAAGAGATTTATTCTGGAGGAAACAAGCATGAAAGAATATGTAAGACAATTACCACCGATTCATGAAATGCAAAAGGACAATCGTTTTCAACAACTGGTCTCAACCTATAAACTACATCATGAACTTGTTACTGAGCTTATTCAAAATCAAATACAGCAGGTTCGAAGTAATCTATTAAATGGTAACTTTAATGGACCAAGTACAGCTAAAACTGAATTTATTGATTTACTGTTTACACATGTTGAAAATGATTGTATTAGAATAAGTGAGTATTACTTACAACCCGTTATTAATGCAACTGGCACTGTGTTACATACTAATTTGGGCAGGGCAAGACTTAGTGAAAAGGCTATCGAGCAAGTGGTAAATGTAGCAAGGAATTATTCAAACTTAGAATATAATTTATCATCTGGTAAGAGGGGCTCAAGGCACGATATCATTGAAGAATTGATAATAAATGTTACGGGTGCTGAAGCTGCAATGGTCGTAAACAATAATGCTGCTGCTGTTTATTTGATTTTACGGGCCCTAGCAAAAGATAAAAATGTAATTGTTTCAAGAGGACAATTAGTAGAAATTGGTGGTTCATTTCGGGTGTCATCTATTATGGAAGAGAGTGGAGCAAACCTGATTGAAATAGGTACCACGAATAAAACACATCTCTATGATTATGAGAATGCAATTGATGAAAATACAGCAATGATTATGAAAGTGCATACAAGTAATTTTAAAACAATTGGGTTTACAAAAACTGTTGAGAGTGATGAACTTGTTTCTCTAACTAAAAAGAATGATGGAGTTATTTTCTATGAAGATTTAGGAAGTGGTTCGCTTTTTGACTTCAAAGGTAATTCTATTGGAGATGAACCAGTTGTTGCTGACATTATAGATCAAGGAGTCGATATCGTTTCATTTAGTGGAGATAAATTACTAGGAGGTCCTCAAGCTGGTATTATCGCAGGTAAGAAGATCCTCATAGATAAGCTAAAAAAACACCAGTTAGCACGAGTGTTACGAGTAGATAAAATGACTTTTGCTGCTCTTGAAGCTACTTTAAAAGCATACCTTCAAGATACGGAAAAAATCATATCTATTCCAACAGTCAGGGATATTCTTTTGACTCCAGAAACAATAAAAGAACGTGCTAATCAATTTGTCGCCAAAATGAATGAAGCAACAATTGGATTTGAATGTGAGGTCACTGAGGATTTCTCCCAAGTCGGCGGTGGAACGATGCCAGAAGTTCTTTTACCTACCTATGTAGTCACTCTTCATAAAAATGGACAGTCAGCAGATACAATTGCAACATTACTTAGACAGTCAAAGCCTAGTGTAATTACACGGATAAAAAATGAACAAATAATTCTTGATTTTAGAACAATAATGGAAGATGAATCAGCTACTTTAATTTCTATCTTGAAGAATCTATAA